The Mytilus trossulus isolate FHL-02 chromosome 13, PNRI_Mtr1.1.1.hap1, whole genome shotgun sequence genome has a segment encoding these proteins:
- the LOC134694552 gene encoding uncharacterized protein LOC134694552 yields MTKKKAIRVGPRGDARRLISKIEEELEKETTQRDEIESLCETLKKKRDIFSELDNEILEEIAEENMEAVIEDSDRFVLDIERILTKVRNSSSSKQKNKSNETSSNQNLNPNAADFVFINSTSTCNTPHPMQNNDMQYRSSMSTTHSSIYHKLPKLNLPYFNGNLLNWQPFWDAYQSTIHDNQTLTDVQKFTYLQNQI; encoded by the coding sequence ATGACGAAAAAGAAAGCCATTAGAGTGGGCCCTCGAGGAGACGCGAGGAGATTAATTTCAAAGATTGAAGAGGAATTAGAGAAAGAAACAACACAACGCGACGAAATAGAAAGCCTATGTGAAACCTTGAAGAAAAAGAGGGATATTTTTTCGGAACTTGATAATGAAATATTAGAGGAGATTGCAGAGGAAAACATGGAAGCTGTGATAGAAGACTCAGATCGGTTTGTTTTAGATATAGAACGAATTTTGACAAAAGTACGCAATTCATCAagttcaaaacagaaaaacaaatcaaatgaaactaGCTCTAATCAGAATTTAAATCCAAATGCagcagattttgtttttatcaactCCACATCTACATGTAATACTCCACATCCCATGCAGAATAATGATATGCAATACAGATCGTCAATGAGCACAACACATTCTAGCATCTACCACAAGCTACCAAAATTGAATTTACCATATTTTAATGGCAATTTGTTAAACTGGCAACCTTTCTGGGATGCGTATCAATCAACAATACACGATAACCAAACATTAACAGACGTGCAGAAATTTACGTATTTGCAAAATCAGATTTAG